CGCGGTCGCCGCTCACGCGCCTAGCCTAAGACCGCGCCCGACCGGGTGTCAACAGCGTGTAGGGACCTTCGCACGGCGCCCCCCCGCCGGGCGCGGCGTAGGCGAGCCGGTTCGTGGGCCGCCGTTCGCGCCGCCGGCCGCCGGCCGAAGGCCGGCCGACACTCGCCGCCCCCAGGCGGGCGGCGTCCTGCCGGCCCACGGGCCGCCTCCGCCCGGTGGAGCGCGAGCCGCCGCCGCTTGCTGGCGCACGGGCCCCCGGTGTAAGGTTCGCCGGAATCTCCTCATCGCCGAGCCGTGCATGACGCGCATCCGGGACCACGACCTCGACAACGCCTTGCCTACCCGGGCCGTGCACGCTGGACAGGAGCCGGAGCCGCTCGCCGGCGCCGTGACGATGCCGATCTTCCAGACCTCCACCTACGTGCAGTCCGCGCTCGGTCATCACAAGGGACACGAGTACGCCCGGGTCAGCAACCCCACCCGCGAGGCGCTGGAGCGCAACGTCGCCGCGCTCGAGGGCGGCACCCACGGCCACGCCTTCGCCTCGGGGATGGCCGCCATCGACTCGGTGCTCACGCTGCTCTCGGCGGGCGACCACGTGATCTGCGGCGAGAACGTGTACGGCGGCACCCACCGGCTGATGGAGCAGGTCCGCGCGCGGCTCGGCCTGAGTTTCAGCTACGTGGACACGCGCGACCCGGCGGCCGTCGAGCGCGCCATCCGGCCGGCGACGCGGATGCTGTTCGTCGAGACCCCGACCAACCCGATGATGCGGCTGGCCGACCTGGGCGCGCTCGGCGCGCTGGCGGCGTCGCGGAAGCTGCTGTACGTGGTGGACAACACCTTCGCGACCCCGATCTTCCAGCGGCCGTTCGAGCACGGCGCCGACCTGGTGGTCCACTCCACCACCAAGTACCTCAACGGGCACTCCGACATGATCGGGGGGATCGTGGTGTCGCGGCGCGACGACCTGGCCGAGCAGCTCGCCTTCCTCCAGAAGTCGGTCGGCGCCGTGCCGGGCCCGTTCGACTGCTGGCTGGTGCTGCGCGGCACCAAGACCCTGGCGCTCCGCATGCGCCAGCACGACGCGAACGGCCGCCGCATCGCGACCTGGCTCCAGGCCGACGGACGGGTCAAGGCGGTGTTCTATCCGGGGCTGCCGAGCCACCCGCAGCACGAGCTGGCCTGCCGGCAGATGTCGGGCTTCGGCGGCATGCTGTCGTTCGAGGCGGGGTCCCTGGAGCGTGCGCGTCGCGTCGTCGAGCGGACGCGGATCTTCGCCCTGGCCGAGTCCCTGGGCGGCGTCGAGAGCCTGATCGGCCACCCGGCGACGATGACGCACGCCGCCGTGCCGAAGGCGATGCGCGAAGCGATGGGACTCACCGACGGGCTGGTCCGGCTGTCGGTCGGCATCGAGGACCCGGACGACCTCCTCGCCGACCTCGACCGGGCGCTGGCCGCCTAGTGCCTGAAACGAGGCACCCGGTGCCGCGTAGGGCTGTCGGAACCCTCTGGGAGACGCCATGACGGACGCCAATCAGGAACTGCCGGCGCGTCGGCCGCGCACCGTGCTGACCCAGATCTCGTCGCGCGCCTGGGAGCACGCGGCCGACCGGGCCGCGCTGAGCACGCTGCGCGCCATTCCCGGCTTCGACGAGGTGGTGCGGAAAGTGTACGGCTTCTTCGGCGAGCGCGGGGTGCGGCT
This portion of the Gemmatimonadales bacterium genome encodes:
- a CDS encoding PLP-dependent aspartate aminotransferase family protein, with product MTRIRDHDLDNALPTRAVHAGQEPEPLAGAVTMPIFQTSTYVQSALGHHKGHEYARVSNPTREALERNVAALEGGTHGHAFASGMAAIDSVLTLLSAGDHVICGENVYGGTHRLMEQVRARLGLSFSYVDTRDPAAVERAIRPATRMLFVETPTNPMMRLADLGALGALAASRKLLYVVDNTFATPIFQRPFEHGADLVVHSTTKYLNGHSDMIGGIVVSRRDDLAEQLAFLQKSVGAVPGPFDCWLVLRGTKTLALRMRQHDANGRRIATWLQADGRVKAVFYPGLPSHPQHELACRQMSGFGGMLSFEAGSLERARRVVERTRIFALAESLGGVESLIGHPATMTHAAVPKAMREAMGLTDGLVRLSVGIEDPDDLLADLDRALAA